The genomic segment ACGGTGCCCATGATCGGTGGTTAAAACAACCAACCAATCTTCATCTTCACGGCTTTGTACAGCATCAATTACGGCACTGACGTGAGCATCAACTCGCCTAATGGCATCTCGATACTGCTCGTCGCCAAGCCCATAGACATGGCCGGCATCATCAACGTCACAGAAGTACACAAACCCTGCATCGAAACCGCCACCGTGACGAATTTTAGCCACTGCAATATCTGCGATTTCTGCATCAATGCGCTGGTAGCCAAAGGTTTCACCATCACGCACGATCACGTTGTGCAAACCTGCGTACTGCTGCTCCATGCGGGGATGAATAATTGGCCCCAGCCCATGTGGATCTACGAGCACTGGCCAGCCAGCTGCGGCGAAAGTACGAGAACTTTGATCTTCATAAAAAGCTTTAGCCAAGAAATCCGGGTAATTCCAGGTGCGACCGCCCACGCAAGAGTTGTCTCGCAAACCATGCTCTGCATGAGTAGCACCAGTCAAAATTGATCCCCAGCCTGGTGCAGAAATGGTGGGTGCTTCCATCCACATGCGGTGCAAGCTGCCCTCTTCAGACAAACTTTTCAAACGTGTTCCCACACCAGATTCAGCAACAACGTCCCACCGGCAACCATCGATTCCGATAATCAGGAGATTTCTTTTGGAAGAAGGCGCTGGCTGTTCGCTTGGGGCATTTCGGTGGATAGAGTTCATTTGGAGATCCTGTTCTGTTGCAGTCTGTCAAAAGTTTTCAGCTCTTCAGCATTGGCATAATCAATGACCGTGTCAGGCCGCGCGATGCGCAAAGATACGCGGTCGCCATTGCGGAATTCTTGTGCTTCCCTCGACGGCAAATCAATCCGAAGATGTCCCTTGGAATAGTCCCCTTCCACCACGATGGAGGAGAACATTCCGCGAAGCATGTGGTCAATGACGGTGTAATGCGCAGCATTATCATGATTCATCACGATTTGTTCTGGACGAATCAACGCTGTGGCAACTGCTTCTTGTGCGATCGGAGAAGTCTTGTTCACAATGTCCAAATCAGTATCAAGGACAAACAGCTTATCGCCATGCACTTGTCCAACAACGCGGTTCGCGACACCCACGAATTGAGAAATAAATGGTGACTGCGGATGTAGGTACAGATCATTCGGAGAACCGATCTGTTCAATCTTTCCGTCATACATCACGCCCACTCGGTCCGCCATCGTGATGGCCTCTTCTTGATCGTGAGTAACCATCAGTGTGGCAATTCCTTCAGCCTGCTGAATGCGGCGGATCTCATCGCGTAGTTGGACGCGGACCTTGGCGTCTAGAGCGGACAGGGGCTCGTCGAGAAGCAGCACTTCAGGCTCAATTGCTAGGGCGCGAGCCAAAGCTACGCGCTGTTGCTGGCCACCTGACATTTGGTTTGGGTATTTCCGCATATGCTGCGTAAGCCCAACCATTTCCAGCAATTCTTCAGCGCGCTTGGTGCGGGTTGAGGAATCCCTGCCACGAATTTTCAGACCATAAGCAACATTGTCTACTGCGCTCAAATGCGGGAACAAGGAATACGCCTGGAACACAATGCCCATGTTGCGCTCGCGAGTAGGTTTGCTCGCAACATCTTGGCCGGCAATTAAGACCTCTCCGGAATCTGCCATTTCCAAACCAGCTAGTACACGCAAGCTGGTGGACTTTCCAGATCCAGAAGGCCCCAGCAAAGCAACTAGTTCGCCCTGGTTGATGTGCATATTCAAATTGTCCAACACAGTCATTGGTCCGTAGGACTTAACAATATTTCGCAATTCAACGTGTGGTTGATTCATAAAACTATCCTTTTACTTTCGCTTGGCATTGGCGAGCGAAGAAATACCGACCAAGAGCAGCCACGTGATGATGGTGACAATAAACGACAAAGCGGCAACGCCCTTTGGTGAACTGGAGGCAACTTCCACCATGTACACCGGGAAGGTGTAGTGCAGCAGCAAAGACGCCATTGCGTATTCGCCAAATACTCCAGAAACACAGAGCAAAGCAGCAGACAACATGCCCACGCGCAGGTTCGGAATAATCACCTGGATCAGAGTCATCCACGTTGATGCACCCAAAGAAGAAGAAGCTGCGAACATGGTTTGCAGATCGAGGGATTTCACTCCGGCATCAATAGCTCGGTAGCACAGAGGCATGACCAAAATGACATACAGCGGAACAAGCGACCACATGGATGTAAGAAAAGCTGGAATGGTTGCTCGATATAGCTCCGAGACACCAGAAACCAAAGCCACTGCTGGAACAACCATCGGCAGGATGGATAACACTTCTGCGACTTTAGCCAGCTGAGGTGCCTTCATATTAAGGAAGACAATCGTTGGAACTAACAGCGCCAGCATTAACACAGTGGTGGCAAGAGTCAACAGCAACGTATTCACAATTGCTTCACCAGCTCCATCGATGCTCAAAATTTCAATGAGTGGATCGAAGGTAAAAGGCTGGCCGGGGCGTGAAAAACCATAAGCTGCGGCTGCCAACCACGGGATGAGCAAACCGATAATTGAAACCACCAGGATCGCGATCGATGCCCAGTTATAGTCTCCGGAAGAAGATAACTTGCGTGGCTTTGGCTTCGGTGGAAGTGCTTGGCGTACAGGTTCTTTGGTGCTTAGCTCAGCCATTCGTCACTCTTTCTGGTCAGGTAAAAGCGAATGCCCATGGCCGCAAGAATGATAAACATCATCCAGGTGACCAATGCAGCTGCTAAGCCTGGGTTAAGCAGCACATTTCCGCTGATATAGAAGCCAATGAGAATCGGAACAAGGTTCAACGATCCACCTGCTAGTGCGAAAGCTGTGGCATAGGCAGCAAAGGAATTGGCAAACAGAAGAAGAAAAGAACCAATGATAGACGGCCACAACACGGGGAAAGCCACATCTCTGAGGTATTGGAAGCGCGTAGCTCCAAGAGAGGAAGCAGCTTCCAACCATTGCCCCTTGATGCCACCCATTGCAGGAAGCATCAAAATAGCCATCAGTGGTATCTGGAAATAGAGATACACCAAGGTCACACCGGAAAATCCAGTGATGGAAAAATCAGCTAAAAATCCTGGAAAAAGATCATTCAGCATGCCAGTGAGTAGGCCTTGCACACCAAGAAGTGCGATGAAGGCATACGCCAGGGAGACACCACCAGATTGTGATGCCAATGCAGCAAAACTATTAACTAACGCATTAAGCCATGCCGGTTTGTGTCCCTGTTGCAAAGCCCACGCTAGGAGCAAACCAACTACTGCACCAATCAACGCAGTAATGAAAGACAACTGTGCAGTAAGTACAAAGGCTGGGCGGTGAGCAGAATTCATCGCCTCGCCCATTGTTTCGAAGGAGAAGCCCCCTCGAGGTGCTTGGAAAGCGGTAATCAGGTTTGCCAGAATCGGAAAAATGAGGAAGGCAGCAACAAAGAGAAAGAACGGCAAAGCGCCGAACCAGGAGCCTTTATTAAGGTTGCCCCAGGATAGACGCTTTGCTTTCTTGCTCCGTTGAGGCTTCTCCTGCGAAACAGGATGAGCGACGGAAGACATGATTTTAGTACTTCACCTTTTCAGCCCACTGAGTTGCGATGACCTTATTTGCTTCATCACCCTGTGCTGCGGAAGGAAGTTCTACCTTTTCTACGATTGCTGGATCAGGCAGTGCAGCCAATGCTTCATCGGAAAGCTTTTCAGCTGCTGCAAGTTCAGTGAAGCGAGCAGGAATTGCGCCGCCAAGTGCGTACTGTTCTGCACCTTCATCAGAAGTGAGCCAATCGACCCACAGACGAGCAGCGTTAGGCTGTGGGGAGCCAGCAGTAACCGGCTGCGCGTAGAAGTTGCCAAAGACACCGTCTTCGAGAACGAAGTAATCAAAGTTCACGCCGTCACGCTCTAGCTGTGCGGTGCGGCCCAACCAGTTGTAGTTCCAGTCAAAGATGATGGCTGCTTCACCAGTGGTCATGCCGGAGGCTGCATCAGAAACGGTAGTGAGGTTTCCGGATTCAGCAAGCTTGGCAAAGAAATCAATGCCAGGCTGAATATCATCTAGCGAACCACCATTAGCAAGCGCTGCGGAGAACACCGCAGCGATAGATGATGCACCCTGACGAGGATCACCTGGGATAGCAATCTTGCCGGCATACTGAGGATCGAGAAGATCTTCAAAAGTTGTTGGGATCTCATCCACCAGATCTTTGTTCACGCCAATGGAAACAACACCGTAATACGCACCGACCCAATTTCCTTCAGGATCTTTCAGGTTATCTGGGATGGAATCCCAATTGGATGGCTGATAAGGCTCAACCAAACCCTGATCGATTGCTGGGTTGGTAAAGGAATAGCCGATATCTAAGACATCTGGCTGAGTGTCTTGTCCGCGCAGGTTTTGAACAGCTTGCAGCTCTTCTGCAGAGGATGCATCTGGGGAATCGACAGTGATGTCAACGCCGTATTTTGCTTCAAATTCTTCAAAGTGGCCCGCATAGTTCGCCCAGGTCTCTGGGTATGCGATCAGGCGAACTTCGCCTTCTTCTTGTGCATTGGCGATAATTTCATCAAGGTTTTGACCAATGGCAGAAGGATCGGTTGTGTCGCTGGAAGAGCCACAAGCAACAAGGCTTACAGACATTGCTACAGCGGTTGCGCCAAGGCCAAGGGCACGGAGAAACGGGCGGCGAGAAAGTTTGGTGGACACAGATTTTCCTTTCACAGTGTCTTCAAGGAGACGCCATGGATACACAATCCTTG from the Corynebacterium crudilactis genome contains:
- a CDS encoding alkaline phosphatase family protein encodes the protein MNSIHRNAPSEQPAPSSKRNLLIIGIDGCRWDVVAESGVGTRLKSLSEEGSLHRMWMEAPTISAPGWGSILTGATHAEHGLRDNSCVGGRTWNYPDFLAKAFYEDQSSRTFAAAGWPVLVDPHGLGPIIHPRMEQQYAGLHNVIVRDGETFGYQRIDAEIADIAVAKIRHGGGFDAGFVYFCDVDDAGHVYGLGDEQYRDAIRRVDAHVSAVIDAVQSREDEDWLVVLTTDHGHRDEGGHGGTSDRERESWAIVWSSNGELPQWPVEIAPHKLAEMALAAR
- a CDS encoding ABC transporter ATP-binding protein — its product is MNQPHVELRNIVKSYGPMTVLDNLNMHINQGELVALLGPSGSGKSTSLRVLAGLEMADSGEVLIAGQDVASKPTRERNMGIVFQAYSLFPHLSAVDNVAYGLKIRGRDSSTRTKRAEELLEMVGLTQHMRKYPNQMSGGQQQRVALARALAIEPEVLLLDEPLSALDAKVRVQLRDEIRRIQQAEGIATLMVTHDQEEAITMADRVGVMYDGKIEQIGSPNDLYLHPQSPFISQFVGVANRVVGQVHGDKLFVLDTDLDIVNKTSPIAQEAVATALIRPEQIVMNHDNAAHYTVIDHMLRGMFSSIVVEGDYSKGHLRIDLPSREAQEFRNGDRVSLRIARPDTVIDYANAEELKTFDRLQQNRISK
- a CDS encoding ABC transporter permease, translating into MAELSTKEPVRQALPPKPKPRKLSSSGDYNWASIAILVVSIIGLLIPWLAAAAYGFSRPGQPFTFDPLIEILSIDGAGEAIVNTLLLTLATTVLMLALLVPTIVFLNMKAPQLAKVAEVLSILPMVVPAVALVSGVSELYRATIPAFLTSMWSLVPLYVILVMPLCYRAIDAGVKSLDLQTMFAASSSLGASTWMTLIQVIIPNLRVGMLSAALLCVSGVFGEYAMASLLLHYTFPVYMVEVASSSPKGVAALSFIVTIITWLLLVGISSLANAKRK
- a CDS encoding ABC transporter permease gives rise to the protein MSSVAHPVSQEKPQRSKKAKRLSWGNLNKGSWFGALPFFLFVAAFLIFPILANLITAFQAPRGGFSFETMGEAMNSAHRPAFVLTAQLSFITALIGAVVGLLLAWALQQGHKPAWLNALVNSFAALASQSGGVSLAYAFIALLGVQGLLTGMLNDLFPGFLADFSITGFSGVTLVYLYFQIPLMAILMLPAMGGIKGQWLEAASSLGATRFQYLRDVAFPVLWPSIIGSFLLLFANSFAAYATAFALAGGSLNLVPILIGFYISGNVLLNPGLAAALVTWMMFIILAAMGIRFYLTRKSDEWLS
- a CDS encoding ABC transporter substrate-binding protein; amino-acid sequence: MSTKLSRRPFLRALGLGATAVAMSVSLVACGSSSDTTDPSAIGQNLDEIIANAQEEGEVRLIAYPETWANYAGHFEEFEAKYGVDITVDSPDASSAEELQAVQNLRGQDTQPDVLDIGYSFTNPAIDQGLVEPYQPSNWDSIPDNLKDPEGNWVGAYYGVVSIGVNKDLVDEIPTTFEDLLDPQYAGKIAIPGDPRQGASSIAAVFSAALANGGSLDDIQPGIDFFAKLAESGNLTTVSDAASGMTTGEAAIIFDWNYNWLGRTAQLERDGVNFDYFVLEDGVFGNFYAQPVTAGSPQPNAARLWVDWLTSDEGAEQYALGGAIPARFTELAAAEKLSDEALAALPDPAIVEKVELPSAAQGDEANKVIATQWAEKVKY